In Haloplanus rubicundus, one DNA window encodes the following:
- a CDS encoding TIGR04053 family radical SAM/SPASM domain-containing protein encodes MHANVDTDERPFVLVWELTRACELTCKHCRADAQSERHPDELTTAEGTALLDEARRFGENQLVVLSGGDPLARDDTVELIEYGADRGLLMTLTPSGTASLTPDRVRAVADAGARRLALSVDGGSQAAHDEFRGEPGSFESTMQAAAAARDAGLPLQINTTVCAETVSQLPAIRDLVADLDAVLWSVFFLVPVGRGAVLDSIDPERAEDVMAWLAEAEAEEEFGIKTTEAPHYRRVALQRERESGAGAVADAIGRRTGITAGDGFAFVSHVGDVFPSGFLPKSAGNVRERSLVDVYRDADLFTDLRDPGALRGKCGACEYRGVCGGSRSRAYATAGDPLASDPLCAYVPEGYDGPLPDDRPAATGD; translated from the coding sequence ATGCACGCGAACGTCGACACCGACGAGCGGCCGTTCGTGCTCGTGTGGGAACTCACGCGGGCCTGTGAGCTAACCTGCAAGCACTGCCGGGCCGACGCTCAGTCCGAGCGCCACCCCGACGAACTCACGACGGCGGAGGGGACGGCCCTGCTCGACGAGGCGCGACGCTTCGGCGAGAACCAGCTGGTCGTCCTCTCGGGCGGCGACCCGCTCGCCCGCGACGACACGGTGGAGCTGATCGAGTACGGCGCGGATCGGGGGCTCCTGATGACGCTCACCCCGAGCGGGACGGCGTCGCTGACGCCCGACCGCGTCCGAGCCGTCGCCGACGCGGGCGCGCGCCGCCTCGCGCTGAGCGTCGACGGCGGGTCGCAGGCCGCCCACGACGAGTTCCGGGGCGAACCGGGGAGCTTCGAGTCGACGATGCAAGCGGCGGCGGCGGCCCGCGACGCCGGCCTCCCGCTCCAGATCAACACGACGGTCTGTGCCGAGACGGTGAGCCAACTGCCGGCGATCAGGGACCTCGTGGCCGACCTCGACGCCGTCCTCTGGTCGGTCTTCTTCCTCGTGCCCGTCGGTCGGGGAGCGGTGCTCGACTCCATCGACCCCGAGCGCGCGGAGGACGTGATGGCGTGGCTGGCCGAGGCGGAAGCCGAAGAAGAGTTCGGGATCAAGACGACCGAGGCACCCCACTACCGACGGGTCGCACTGCAGCGGGAACGCGAGAGCGGGGCGGGTGCCGTGGCCGACGCCATCGGCCGGCGGACCGGCATCACCGCCGGCGACGGCTTCGCGTTCGTCAGCCACGTCGGGGACGTGTTTCCCTCGGGCTTTCTCCCGAAGTCGGCGGGCAACGTCCGCGAGCGAAGCCTCGTCGACGTCTACCGCGACGCCGACCTGTTCACCGACCTCCGCGACCCCGGCGCGCTCCGCGGGAAGTGTGGTGCCTGTGAGTACCGGGGGGTCTGTGGCGGGAGTCGGTCGCGGGCGTACGCCACGGCGGGCGACCCGCTGGCGAGCGACCCGCTGTGTGCGTACGTGCCCGAGGGGTACGACGGCCCGCTCCCCGACGACCGACCGGCGGCGACGGGGGACTGA
- a CDS encoding glutamate-5-semialdehyde dehydrogenase, with protein MTEQATERKVAEAQSAALELAKLDDDERSEALHAIADALAANEERILDANETDVAEGEALLEAGEYSQALVDRLKLSPSKLDDIAEMVRSVAEQDDPLGRTLSARRLDDGLELYKVGVPIGVIGTVFESRPDALVQIAALSLKSGNAVILKGGSEASHSNRVLYEVIREAAGEMPDGWAQLIEAREDVNTMLDMDDSIDLLMPRGSSEFVSYIQDNTKIPVLGHTEGICHVFVDHDADLEMAEDVAFDAKVQYPAVCNAVETLLVHESVAADFLPDMVERYREAGVTLRGDAATREVVDVDPATDADWETEYGDLELSIKVVDSLDSAIDHVNAHGSKHTESILTEDSDRAATFMRSIDAASVFHNASTRFADGYRYGLGAEVGISTGKIHARGPVGLDGLTTYKYYLEGDGHLVATYAGENAKPYLHEEFAGEWIPGRLAEE; from the coding sequence ATGACTGAGCAAGCCACCGAACGGAAGGTCGCCGAGGCACAGAGCGCCGCGCTGGAGCTGGCGAAACTGGACGACGACGAACGGAGCGAGGCGCTCCACGCCATCGCCGACGCCCTCGCGGCGAACGAGGAGCGCATCCTCGACGCCAACGAGACGGACGTGGCCGAAGGCGAGGCGCTGCTCGAAGCCGGCGAGTACAGTCAGGCGCTCGTCGACCGCCTGAAGCTCTCGCCGTCGAAACTCGACGACATCGCGGAGATGGTACGTAGCGTCGCCGAACAGGACGACCCGCTGGGACGGACGCTCTCCGCCCGCCGCCTCGACGACGGTCTCGAACTCTACAAGGTGGGCGTCCCCATCGGCGTCATCGGCACCGTCTTCGAGTCCCGACCGGACGCGCTGGTTCAGATCGCCGCCCTGAGCCTGAAATCGGGGAACGCGGTGATCCTCAAGGGCGGGAGCGAGGCCAGCCACTCCAACCGCGTCCTCTACGAGGTCATCCGCGAGGCGGCGGGCGAGATGCCCGACGGCTGGGCGCAACTGATCGAGGCCCGCGAGGACGTGAACACGATGCTCGATATGGACGACTCCATCGACCTCCTCATGCCCCGCGGGTCGTCGGAGTTCGTGAGCTACATCCAGGACAACACCAAGATTCCGGTCCTCGGGCATACGGAGGGCATCTGTCACGTCTTCGTCGACCACGACGCGGACCTGGAGATGGCCGAAGACGTGGCCTTCGACGCGAAGGTGCAGTACCCCGCGGTCTGTAACGCCGTCGAGACCCTGCTGGTCCACGAGTCGGTCGCCGCCGACTTCCTGCCCGACATGGTCGAGCGCTATCGCGAGGCGGGCGTCACCCTCCGCGGCGACGCGGCGACACGGGAGGTCGTCGACGTCGACCCCGCGACCGACGCGGACTGGGAGACGGAGTACGGCGACCTCGAACTCTCGATCAAGGTCGTCGACTCGCTGGATTCGGCCATCGACCACGTCAACGCCCACGGCTCGAAACACACCGAATCCATCCTGACCGAGGACAGCGACCGCGCGGCGACGTTCATGCGGAGCATCGACGCCGCGAGCGTCTTCCACAACGCCTCGACGCGCTTCGCCGACGGCTACCGCTACGGTCTCGGCGCCGAAGTCGGGATCAGTACGGGCAAGATCCACGCCCGCGGTCCCGTCGGCCTCGACGGCCTGACGACGTACAAGTACTACCTCGAAGGCGACGGCCACCTCGTCGCCACCTACGCCGGCGAGAACGCGAAGCCGTACCTCCACGAGGAGTTCGCGGGCGAGTGGATTCCGGGCCGCCTCGCCGAGGAGTAG
- a CDS encoding sensor histidine kinase: protein MGQPQDSEPKRMAELEALHAATRRLLDVDGREAIASVAVDAAVDVLEFPYSVVWYPTSTDDALEAAAISESIEPHVDGDPAAEMRHEPGSWLWRAYEADETRRLTISRAQAASETPLHAVITVPLDDHGVLTVGTADRTTLEDADEKLASILGKNVQAALSRAERERRLDEQNRQLALLNRMVRHDIRNEMQVVLGYGNTLQDHVDGEAADQLSRLVEAGEHVVDLTDDLRTLLDAILDQRTERPVALRPTLAETADHIRAEHEDATVRIDGEIPAVDVLADDMLGSVFRNLLVNAVTHNDTAEPHVEVSATAGDGRAVVAIGDDGPGIPDERKEAVFEKEVTDASDAGGVGLYLVRTLVERYGGRVRIEDNEPRGSVVILEFETVD, encoded by the coding sequence ATGGGACAGCCGCAGGACTCGGAGCCGAAGCGGATGGCCGAACTCGAAGCGCTCCACGCGGCGACGCGGCGTCTCCTCGACGTCGACGGCCGCGAGGCGATCGCGTCGGTGGCCGTCGACGCGGCGGTCGACGTGCTCGAGTTCCCGTACAGCGTCGTCTGGTATCCCACATCGACCGACGACGCCCTCGAAGCGGCGGCGATTTCCGAATCGATCGAACCGCACGTCGACGGCGACCCCGCGGCGGAGATGCGCCACGAGCCCGGAAGCTGGCTGTGGCGTGCCTACGAGGCCGACGAGACGCGCCGGCTGACGATCAGCCGGGCGCAAGCGGCCTCCGAGACGCCGCTGCACGCCGTGATCACCGTCCCGCTCGACGACCACGGAGTGTTGACCGTGGGGACGGCCGACCGGACGACCCTCGAGGACGCCGACGAGAAGCTGGCGAGCATCCTCGGGAAGAACGTTCAGGCGGCGCTCTCGCGGGCGGAGCGCGAGCGCCGCCTCGACGAACAGAACCGACAGTTGGCGTTGCTCAATCGGATGGTCAGACACGACATCCGCAACGAGATGCAGGTGGTACTGGGGTACGGCAACACCCTGCAGGACCACGTCGACGGCGAGGCGGCCGACCAGCTGTCGCGGCTCGTCGAGGCGGGCGAACACGTCGTCGACCTCACCGACGACCTCCGCACGCTACTCGACGCCATCCTCGACCAGCGGACGGAGCGGCCGGTCGCGCTCCGGCCGACGCTCGCCGAAACCGCCGACCACATCCGGGCGGAACACGAGGACGCGACCGTTCGGATCGACGGCGAGATTCCGGCGGTCGACGTGCTCGCCGACGACATGCTGGGCTCGGTGTTCCGGAACCTGCTCGTGAACGCGGTGACCCACAACGACACCGCGGAGCCACACGTCGAGGTGTCGGCGACGGCCGGCGACGGGCGGGCCGTGGTGGCCATCGGCGACGACGGGCCGGGGATTCCGGACGAACGCAAGGAGGCCGTCTTCGAGAAGGAGGTGACGGACGCCTCGGACGCGGGTGGGGTCGGGCTCTACCTCGTGCGAACCCTCGTCGAGCGCTACGGCGGCCGGGTTCGCATCGAGGACAACGAGCCACGCGGGAGCGTGGTGATCCTGGAGTTCGAGACGGTCGACTAG
- a CDS encoding methytransferase partner Trm112, translating to MKESLMDILCDPLDKSDLELEVDERDGEEIIEGRLVGTVTGEVYPIEDGIPNLLPPDMRDDE from the coding sequence ATGAAGGAATCCCTGATGGACATCCTCTGTGATCCACTCGATAAGAGCGACCTGGAACTCGAAGTGGACGAACGGGACGGCGAGGAGATCATCGAGGGGCGGCTCGTCGGCACCGTCACGGGCGAGGTGTACCCCATCGAGGACGGCATCCCGAACCTCCTGCCGCCGGATATGCGCGACGACGAGTAG
- a CDS encoding DUF7120 family protein — protein sequence MPTAEVSLPDDVDIEIRQLVEDGEFINRDQAVEELLSLGVSAYNTDDSPNQTADEDLFTQVVDDQQDPAIRNESDDEHTL from the coding sequence ATGCCTACCGCGGAAGTTTCGTTGCCGGACGACGTGGATATCGAGATTCGACAGCTCGTCGAGGACGGGGAGTTCATCAACCGCGATCAGGCGGTCGAAGAGCTGCTCTCGCTGGGCGTCTCGGCGTACAACACGGACGATTCGCCGAACCAGACGGCGGACGAGGACCTGTTCACGCAGGTGGTCGACGATCAGCAGGACCCGGCGATCCGGAACGAGTCGGACGACGAACACACGCTGTAG
- a CDS encoding heme-copper oxidase family protein produces MTAVPQGVDPDGGPPLSIPLRHFVAALGFLLAGSALGVADAFGVASGLARLAHVHLLLVGFVCLTIAGAMTQFVPVWSGRTLHSRRLARVQLWLLVVGLVGFVAGLLTGRPVVLPAFGGLLLAGFWTLAYNVGRTLDRPLDVTERHFAAALAFFVVLTALGVALATGFVRPIFGGALPRSAVVGAHVTLAVFGAVLTTVFGALYQLVPMFGQTDLDGLDRRLQRIETVVYPLGVAVLAFGRLLANAPLARVGAGLLLAGVLAFLVVLGRRLHDARADSTPMLVRYTLLAPALLVWLLVALPAWLRDPLASTARFGAPGTVHLLAMVFVLVLVGTLYHVVPFLVWVHRYSDRLGLEAVPMIDDLYDDRLATADLVLVAGGGACLVAGEWAGWEPAVRLGGVGLALGFAVVAANLSLVVWRHAPEALRRGPAVTAGGE; encoded by the coding sequence ATGACCGCCGTTCCCCAAGGTGTGGACCCCGACGGTGGGCCGCCGCTCTCGATACCGCTTCGGCATTTCGTCGCCGCGCTCGGCTTCCTCCTCGCCGGCTCGGCGCTCGGCGTCGCCGACGCGTTCGGCGTCGCCTCTGGCCTCGCCCGCCTCGCGCACGTCCACCTCCTGCTCGTCGGCTTCGTCTGTCTCACCATCGCCGGCGCGATGACGCAGTTCGTCCCCGTCTGGTCGGGACGGACGCTCCACTCCCGCCGGCTGGCGCGCGTCCAGCTGTGGCTGCTCGTCGTCGGCCTCGTCGGCTTCGTCGCCGGGCTCCTGACCGGGCGACCCGTCGTCCTCCCTGCCTTCGGCGGCCTCCTGCTCGCCGGCTTCTGGACGCTCGCGTACAACGTCGGCCGGACGCTCGACCGCCCGCTCGACGTGACCGAGCGCCACTTCGCCGCCGCGCTCGCTTTCTTCGTCGTGCTGACGGCGCTCGGCGTCGCCCTCGCGACCGGATTCGTGAGGCCCATCTTCGGCGGCGCGCTCCCCCGGTCGGCCGTCGTCGGCGCCCACGTCACGCTCGCCGTCTTCGGCGCCGTCCTGACCACCGTCTTCGGCGCGCTCTACCAGCTGGTCCCGATGTTCGGTCAGACCGACCTCGACGGCCTCGACCGTCGGCTCCAGCGGATCGAGACGGTCGTCTACCCACTCGGCGTCGCCGTCCTCGCGTTCGGGCGCCTCCTCGCGAACGCTCCCCTCGCCCGCGTCGGCGCCGGCCTCCTCCTCGCGGGCGTCCTCGCCTTTCTGGTCGTCCTCGGGCGCCGCCTCCACGACGCCCGGGCGGACTCGACGCCGATGCTGGTTCGGTACACGCTCCTCGCGCCCGCGCTGCTCGTCTGGCTACTCGTGGCGCTGCCGGCGTGGCTCCGCGACCCGCTGGCCTCTACGGCCCGGTTCGGCGCGCCGGGGACCGTCCACCTCCTCGCCATGGTCTTCGTCCTCGTCCTCGTCGGGACGCTCTATCACGTCGTCCCCTTCCTCGTCTGGGTCCACCGCTACAGCGACCGCCTCGGGCTGGAGGCCGTCCCGATGATCGACGACCTCTACGACGACCGCCTCGCGACGGCCGACCTCGTCCTCGTCGCCGGCGGCGGCGCCTGCCTCGTCGCCGGCGAGTGGGCGGGGTGGGAACCCGCTGTCCGTCTCGGCGGCGTCGGCCTCGCCCTCGGATTCGCCGTCGTCGCCGCGAACCTGTCGCTCGTGGTGTGGCGACACGCTCCGGAGGCGCTCCGTCGCGGCCCCGCAGTGACCGCCGGGGGAGAGTGA
- a CDS encoding DUF2249 domain-containing protein, translating to MSGVDSLLAETNAPSTTVHDVLDVRELPPPEPLKVTLETLAELDDDGVVVQVSDRVPQHLFPRLDDRGFAYDTVERDDRVVTAIWRA from the coding sequence ATGTCAGGTGTCGACTCACTCCTGGCCGAGACGAACGCCCCGTCGACCACGGTCCACGACGTACTCGACGTGCGTGAACTCCCGCCGCCGGAGCCGCTGAAGGTTACGCTGGAGACCCTCGCCGAACTCGACGACGACGGCGTCGTCGTGCAGGTGAGCGACCGCGTTCCCCAGCACCTGTTCCCGCGTCTCGACGACCGGGGGTTCGCCTACGACACCGTCGAGCGGGACGACCGCGTCGTGACCGCCATCTGGCGCGCGTGA
- the argH gene encoding argininosuccinate lyase, whose amino-acid sequence MLWENTDHSASEATLQYTMEPKEFENRFLPYDVLTNLAHVTMLHRQGFLDDDELAALRDALTDLYHEADEVDGEDVHTFVEERVTRRTEAGKKMHLARSRNDQIFVDTRLFMKDATIDLAGRILDFVDALRTFAEEKNVLIPGYTHQQQAMPSSTGLWASSYVDALIDDLKSLRATYRIIDSNPLGAAASYGTSLDIDRDLTTELLGFAQKQHNPIYCSNRGKQELQLLQTLDLVMLDVQKFAEDVINFSEDQQFFELADDYTTGSSIMPQKRNPDILELARAKAEEVSAGKEAIRRIIGKLPSGYNRDSQQTKGHLIEGVDTVRATLDILTPLVESMELSDDFETDEGIFAAYTANQLVTEGMPFRDAYHEVKSSEEYETHDEVAEPVHQPVGDLRTFWADERERFDGMSERLLTAD is encoded by the coding sequence ATGCTCTGGGAGAACACCGACCATTCGGCGAGCGAGGCGACGCTCCAGTACACGATGGAGCCGAAGGAGTTCGAGAACCGGTTTCTCCCGTACGACGTGCTGACGAACCTCGCGCACGTGACGATGCTGCACCGGCAGGGCTTCCTCGACGACGACGAACTCGCGGCCCTCCGGGACGCGCTCACCGACCTCTATCACGAGGCCGACGAGGTGGACGGCGAGGACGTCCACACGTTCGTCGAGGAGCGCGTGACTCGGCGGACCGAGGCGGGCAAGAAGATGCACCTCGCTCGCTCCCGCAACGACCAGATTTTCGTCGACACGCGGCTGTTCATGAAGGACGCGACCATCGACCTGGCGGGCCGAATCCTCGACTTCGTCGACGCGCTCAGGACCTTCGCCGAGGAGAAGAACGTCCTGATCCCGGGCTACACCCACCAGCAACAGGCGATGCCGTCCTCGACGGGGCTGTGGGCGTCGAGCTACGTCGACGCACTGATCGACGACCTGAAGTCGCTCCGGGCGACCTACCGGATCATCGACTCGAACCCGCTCGGCGCCGCCGCCTCCTACGGCACCAGCCTCGACATCGACCGCGACCTGACGACCGAACTCCTCGGGTTCGCCCAGAAACAGCACAACCCCATCTACTGCTCGAACCGCGGGAAACAGGAGCTACAGTTGCTCCAAACGCTCGATCTGGTGATGCTCGACGTACAGAAATTCGCGGAGGACGTGATCAACTTCTCCGAGGACCAGCAGTTCTTCGAACTCGCCGACGACTACACGACGGGGAGTTCGATCATGCCCCAGAAGCGCAACCCGGACATCCTCGAACTCGCCCGCGCGAAGGCGGAGGAGGTGTCGGCGGGCAAGGAGGCAATCCGCCGCATCATCGGCAAACTCCCGAGCGGTTACAACCGCGACAGCCAGCAGACCAAAGGCCACCTGATCGAGGGGGTCGACACGGTGCGGGCGACCCTCGACATCCTCACCCCGCTGGTCGAGAGCATGGAGCTCTCGGACGACTTCGAGACCGACGAGGGCATCTTCGCCGCCTACACCGCGAACCAGCTGGTCACGGAGGGGATGCCCTTCCGCGACGCGTACCACGAGGTCAAATCGAGCGAGGAGTACGAGACCCACGACGAGGTGGCCGAGCCGGTCCACCAGCCGGTCGGCGACCTGCGGACGTTCTGGGCCGACGAACGCGAGCGCTTCGACGGGATGTCGGAGCGCCTGCTGACGGCCGACTAG
- the proB gene encoding glutamate 5-kinase, with product MSESEAVAPEEIEHARQLAADAERVVVKAGTNSLTDDESNLDDAKLDKLVDDVEALLSRGKEVLLVSSGAIGAGKGRVGYPQETVEESQALSTVGQSHLMRRYTESFERYGRTVAQILLTDHDLENPERFTNFRNTVETLLDWGVVPIINENDAVATEEIRIGDNDMLSSSVAIGVDVDLLVTLTDVDGVYTGNPKRDPDAKRIEAVGRNYGYVQELVAGASSEGVGFGGIRTKVEGARDASEHGIPAIIAASAEPDVLEKIATGKSVGTLFVPVNGVIDD from the coding sequence ATGAGTGAGAGCGAAGCGGTCGCCCCCGAAGAGATCGAGCACGCCCGGCAGTTGGCGGCGGACGCGGAGCGCGTCGTCGTCAAGGCCGGCACCAACTCGCTGACCGACGACGAGTCCAACTTGGACGACGCCAAACTCGACAAACTCGTCGACGACGTGGAGGCGCTCCTCTCTCGGGGCAAGGAGGTCCTGCTCGTCTCCTCGGGCGCCATCGGCGCCGGCAAGGGCCGCGTGGGCTACCCCCAGGAGACCGTCGAGGAGTCACAGGCGCTCTCGACGGTCGGGCAGAGCCACCTCATGCGCCGCTACACGGAGAGCTTCGAGCGCTACGGCCGGACGGTGGCCCAGATTCTCCTGACCGATCACGACCTCGAAAATCCGGAACGCTTCACCAACTTCCGGAACACGGTCGAGACGCTACTCGATTGGGGTGTCGTCCCCATCATCAACGAGAACGACGCGGTGGCGACCGAGGAGATCCGGATCGGCGACAACGACATGCTCTCCTCGTCGGTGGCCATCGGCGTCGACGTGGATCTGCTGGTGACGCTGACGGACGTGGACGGCGTCTACACCGGCAACCCGAAACGGGACCCCGACGCGAAGCGCATCGAGGCCGTCGGCCGCAACTACGGCTACGTCCAGGAACTCGTCGCCGGCGCGTCGAGCGAGGGGGTCGGGTTCGGGGGCATCCGGACGAAAGTGGAGGGCGCCCGCGACGCGAGCGAACACGGCATCCCGGCGATCATCGCGGCGTCGGCCGAGCCGGACGTGCTGGAAAAAATCGCTACTGGCAAATCCGTGGGGACGCTATTCGTCCCCGTGAACGGGGTCATCGATGACTGA
- a CDS encoding BKACE family enzyme, producing MRQFDKTIISCAVTGAIHTPTMSPHLPITAEEIAEEAIAAAEAGASIVHLHVRDEETGEPITDLELFREVAERVAAGCDAVVQPTTGGAPTMAPEERIRVVPELEPEMASCNMGSINFGLYQLVEKYDEFEYDWEADYLSGTRDLIFRNTFEDLETILPVFDDHGTMPELEVYDVGHLYNAKHLLDRGLLSTPLHIQFVMGIHGGIGASAKNLTHLVDVADDLFGDDFSFSVIGAGRNEFPLGTQGVSMGGNARVGLEDNLYLERGRLAESNAELVEKMVRLTQEVTGRDVATPAETREFLGLKGQDATNF from the coding sequence ATGCGCCAGTTCGACAAGACCATCATCTCGTGTGCGGTGACCGGGGCGATACACACGCCGACCATGTCGCCGCATCTCCCGATCACTGCCGAGGAAATCGCCGAGGAGGCCATCGCGGCCGCCGAAGCCGGCGCCAGCATCGTCCACCTCCACGTCCGCGACGAGGAGACCGGCGAACCGATCACCGACCTCGAACTCTTTCGGGAGGTCGCAGAGCGGGTCGCCGCCGGCTGTGACGCCGTCGTCCAGCCGACGACCGGCGGCGCGCCGACGATGGCGCCCGAGGAACGGATTCGGGTCGTCCCCGAACTCGAACCCGAGATGGCCTCCTGTAACATGGGGTCGATCAACTTCGGTCTCTACCAGCTGGTGGAGAAGTACGACGAGTTCGAGTACGACTGGGAGGCGGACTATCTTTCGGGCACCCGCGACCTGATCTTCCGGAACACCTTCGAGGACCTAGAGACCATCCTCCCCGTCTTCGACGACCACGGCACGATGCCGGAGTTGGAGGTGTACGACGTGGGTCACCTCTACAACGCGAAACACCTCCTCGACCGTGGCCTCCTCTCGACGCCGCTTCACATCCAGTTCGTCATGGGCATCCACGGCGGCATCGGCGCGAGCGCGAAGAACCTGACTCACCTCGTCGACGTGGCCGACGACCTCTTCGGCGACGACTTTTCGTTCTCGGTCATCGGCGCCGGCCGCAACGAGTTCCCCCTCGGCACGCAGGGCGTCTCCATGGGCGGGAACGCCCGCGTCGGCCTCGAGGACAACCTCTATCTCGAACGCGGCCGCCTCGCCGAGAGCAACGCCGAACTCGTCGAGAAGATGGTCCGCCTGACCCAGGAGGTGACCGGCCGCGACGTCGCCACGCCGGCCGAGACCCGCGAGTTCCTCGGCCTGAAGGGACAGGACGCGACGAACTTCTAG
- a CDS encoding DUF7524 family protein: protein MTPVLLVELNRGQLHDVEAPAEFATSEPFSVELRNHGEAVHVHVRADDTLAAAARIDADGNLFVERETTKSVPVGVGPVDDPVTGTLEISTGYGSETRSVEVTVEPESDGDAVDVDETLSKPQRPDPEPATPSLGDRLAGALPGRRVVPVLLLGVVAVAVAAAVANAVRSPAVLVGAGVVVGAVLVAIVALLR from the coding sequence GTGACTCCGGTGTTGCTCGTCGAGTTGAACCGTGGGCAGCTTCACGACGTGGAGGCTCCGGCGGAGTTCGCCACCTCGGAGCCGTTCTCCGTCGAGCTTCGCAACCACGGCGAAGCCGTCCACGTCCACGTCCGCGCCGACGATACCCTGGCCGCGGCCGCCCGCATCGACGCCGACGGCAACCTCTTCGTCGAGCGCGAGACGACCAAATCCGTCCCCGTCGGCGTCGGCCCCGTCGACGACCCCGTCACCGGCACGCTCGAAATCTCGACGGGCTACGGCTCGGAGACGCGGTCCGTCGAGGTGACGGTCGAACCCGAATCCGACGGCGACGCCGTCGACGTCGACGAGACGCTCTCGAAACCACAGCGGCCCGACCCCGAGCCGGCCACCCCGTCGCTCGGCGACCGCCTCGCGGGCGCCCTCCCCGGCCGCCGCGTCGTGCCCGTTCTCCTCCTCGGCGTCGTTGCCGTCGCCGTCGCCGCCGCCGTCGCGAACGCCGTCCGCAGTCCCGCGGTGCTCGTCGGCGCCGGCGTCGTCGTCGGCGCGGTGCTCGTCGCCATCGTCGCCTTGCTTCGCTGA
- a CDS encoding SRPBCC family protein, with protein sequence MQTVTVARTIAAPAEAVREAILDVEPFMRAAGFDEVTVDGDEIHLVNRVGIATIELGLERVDDPTAVLAYEQREGIFESMRTEYHLEDAGVEGTRVEASTDFALDVALVGDLLDSTIIRRQRRKELDAQFDHLEATLG encoded by the coding sequence ATGCAGACAGTCACCGTCGCGCGGACGATAGCCGCGCCGGCCGAGGCCGTTCGGGAGGCGATACTGGACGTCGAACCGTTCATGCGCGCCGCGGGGTTCGACGAGGTGACCGTCGACGGCGACGAGATTCACCTCGTCAACCGGGTGGGCATCGCCACCATCGAGTTGGGGCTCGAGCGCGTCGACGACCCGACGGCCGTCCTCGCGTACGAACAGCGCGAGGGCATCTTCGAGTCGATGCGGACCGAGTACCATCTCGAAGACGCGGGCGTCGAGGGCACGCGCGTCGAGGCATCGACCGACTTCGCGCTCGACGTGGCGCTCGTCGGCGACCTGCTGGATTCGACGATCATCCGCCGGCAGCGACGGAAGGAACTCGACGCGCAGTTCGATCACCTCGAAGCCACGCTCGGCTGA
- a CDS encoding CGCGG family putative rSAM-modified RiPP protein, protein MSQETTHDTSWSANLEGPDHAASRELVVEESVAAVERTAPGTHVNLVTHGDHGHPEAYLYDELRERFDDVTVEYVDQCGCGGYVTRVHV, encoded by the coding sequence ATGAGCCAAGAGACGACCCACGACACTTCGTGGTCGGCGAATCTCGAAGGGCCGGACCACGCCGCGAGCCGCGAACTCGTCGTCGAGGAGTCGGTGGCGGCGGTGGAACGAACCGCACCCGGAACGCACGTCAACCTCGTGACCCACGGCGACCACGGCCACCCGGAGGCGTATCTGTACGACGAACTCCGCGAGCGGTTCGACGACGTGACCGTCGAGTACGTCGACCAGTGTGGCTGTGGCGGCTACGTCACCCGTGTCCACGTCTGA
- a CDS encoding thiol-disulfide oxidoreductase DCC family protein: MSESSASADGPVLLFDGVCNLCTGAVRFVVPRDPDGRIRFAPLQSAAGRALLARHDLPDDLDSVVLVEGDRVYTKSAAAIRVAELLGWPYRAAAVARLLPRRLRDAAYDVIAANRYDWFGRREQCMVPSEDVSDRFL; this comes from the coding sequence ATGAGCGAGTCGTCCGCGTCCGCCGACGGCCCCGTCCTCCTGTTCGACGGCGTCTGCAACCTCTGTACCGGCGCCGTCCGGTTCGTCGTGCCCCGCGACCCCGACGGCCGGATTCGGTTCGCCCCCCTCCAGTCGGCCGCCGGGCGGGCGCTGTTGGCGCGTCACGACCTCCCCGACGACCTCGACAGCGTCGTCCTCGTCGAGGGCGACCGGGTGTACACGAAATCCGCCGCCGCCATCCGGGTGGCCGAGCTGCTCGGGTGGCCGTATCGGGCCGCGGCGGTCGCGCGCCTCCTCCCGCGACGGCTTCGGGACGCCGCGTACGACGTGATCGCCGCCAACCGCTACGACTGGTTCGGACGCAGAGAACAGTGTATGGTGCCGAGCGAGGACGTGAGCGACCGGTTCCTCTGA